In Arachis hypogaea cultivar Tifrunner chromosome 17, arahy.Tifrunner.gnm2.J5K5, whole genome shotgun sequence, a single window of DNA contains:
- the LOC112766580 gene encoding L10-interacting MYB domain-containing protein, translating into MDVEVGNQPKQERSRTRWTASLDKIFADLVVKQIQLGNRPNNVFDKKTWNHIRDEFNKQTDLNFNNNQLRKHLDVLRTRFYNLRSAYDQNNDYVIDDSCCIGFELWDDIGEQPRPETVKVKDCPIYEQLCTIFTDSAADGKYAQSSHYQEFNKSVGIDAAGSISCPEAGVSHYRNPSSMKSLQGNTSTAEKVTKNSLDRKKKRPSQTLIPSLDQDSCDAIAEALLEMVAASRLRTIVPTENDDKFSITNCIRALDEIQGIDQLLYFSALDLFEDPTLRETFISLKCDKIRLTWLQGKCGKSAFR; encoded by the exons ATGGACGTTGAAGTCGGTAATCAACCCAAGCAAGAGCGTTCAAGGACGAGATGGACTGCATCCCTTGACAAGATATTTGCAGATTTGGTTGTCAAGCAGATTCAACTAGGGAATAGACCAAACAATGTTTTTGACAAGAAAACATGGAATCACATTCGTGATGAATTTAATAAGCAAACAGATCTCAACTTCAATAATAATCAGTTGAGGAAGCATCTAGATGTTCTTCGGACACGCTTCTACAATTTGAGATCTGCATATGATCAAAATAATGACTACGTGATAGATGATTCCTGTTGCATTGGCTTTGAACTATGGGATGACATTGGG GAACAACCTAGGCCTGAAACAGTTAAAGTGAAAGATTGTCCAATATACGAGCAACTCTGCACAATATTCACAGATTCAGCTGCAGATGGGAAATATGCCCAATCTAGTCACTACCAAGAGTTCAACAAGTCTGTCGGGATCGATGCTGCCGGCTCAATTTCATGTCCGGAAGCTGGGGTTTCACATTATCGGAACCCATCATCAATGAAGTCCTTACAAGGTAACACCTCAACTGCAGAGAAAGTAACAAAGAATTCGTTAGATAGGAAGAAGAAACGTCCATCTCAGACGCTAATTCCTAGTCTGGATCAAGATAGCTGCGATGCTATAGCAGAAGCCTTGCTAGAGATGGTTGCTGCTTCAAGGTTAAGGACAATTGTTCCAACTGAAAATGATGATAAATTCTCCATAACTAACTGTATTAGGGCTCTGGATGAGATACAAGGCATTGATCAACTTCTCTACTTTTCTGCATTGGACCTTTTTGAAGACCCTACTTTAAGGGAGACCTTCATTTCTTTAAAATGTGATAAGATACGTCTGACATGGTTACAAGGGAAGTGTGGTAAGAGTGCCTTCCGTTAG